From the Chloroherpetonaceae bacterium genome, the window CTTTTGGCTAATCATATCGCATGTCCAGTCTCAGTAGGACGCGCTTGCCACGGCGCTGCAAAATCGAGGGCGAGCGGTGAATCAGACCTTTGCCTTTGTTTTCAGGCAGATACTCGCCTTTGAGAATTGCAATCTCAAACGGACGCAGTTGATAGACGCGCGAAAAATCCTTGATGATTTCTTCATTCGTGCCTTTTACCAGTTTCTCACGATTGACATTGTCGTCAGGCGTCCACTCTGTGCCTTCGCCATAGTAAGTGCAAAGCAGACGCAGGTGATAAAAATCACGATGGAATTTCTCGCAGCTATTGTCTCGCACGATGGCAAGAAGAAACTTTACATCATCAACGCCCACTACTGCCGCATAGTCTTGCGTTGTCGTATCCACTTCTTCAATGAACTTTTGCCAGCCCACTTCATCTAACGCCCGGTGCTTCTCGAGGCGAGATTCCAAAAACTCGCGGCATTCTTCGGCAGGCATTGTGCGCTCTAATTGTTGAAAGTCGGTTTCAACCCACCGCTCCAAAAAGCGATAGATGTCCGCATCAACAGGGCGCGGCAAAATTGCCAGATTGATATGCGGCTCGTGAATGCCGTAGAGTTCGGCAAAAGTGTTTGCTTTGCACACGTGCGCAGGGAGCGTGTCGGGATAGCGCGCCATCGTTTCGGTCATCATTCTCAGCGTGAAAGTTTAACGGCGTTATTGAAAATGGTTAGGGCTTCAATAAGCCATAATTGCTTCTAGTCGCTTTCGTGCGCAAGTGGTGTCCGCCATCTTGTCGTAGCCAACGATCGCATATTCCCAATCGCCATACATCGGGTTGGGCAAGACGATGAAACGCTTGCCAAACTCGTTCTTCAGCCGTTCAACTTCTTCGTTGCGCGTCGCTTCGGGCTTTCGTTCAAAGACGTCGGAAAAGTCGTTGAGATTATCGCCGCAGAGGAGAACGATGTCGAACTTTTCCGCAACGAGCTGTCGCCGCGCTTCTTTGCTTGGCGTATCAGTTCGCATCAGAAGGTGAGCGCTGTCGGCAAAGGGGAAACCCGCCGACCTGAAATTGCGCAGCGTCGCTTCTCGCAGGTTTTCGCCGCGATTCGTGATGTAAAAGACCTCTACGTTTTTGGATTTCGCGTAGTTCAAAAATTCAGCGGCTCCGGGCACGGGCTTCGCCAAAGCGAGCGAGCACCACTCGTCCCAGTGCGCGGGGTGCGTTGTGTCTTGCTTGATCAGCTTGCCTTGATATAGCGAGTTATCGAGCACCGTTTCGTCAACATCAACCACAATTGCTTTCGGCTTTGATTTCGGGGCAGACTTTGCTTTGAGCGCTTCGTCTAAGCGAAGTTTTGCAAGGGAATACGCTTGGTAACAAAGCGCCATCGCTTCGCCAGAACGCTGCATCCAGAGCGTTGCCAAAACGGAATGCGTGGCAAGGTTAGATTTTCTCTCCGTCGCTTGCCCCAGTTTTCGTGGGAGCGCCGTTGGGCGCGGCGCAGGCTGCTCAACCGCCGATTGATTGCGCGCATAGTTGAAGACAAAGAGAAACAAGCCAACACCCAGAAGCAGCACAATGCCAAAGGTGAGTCTGTTCATCGTTTGAAACGGTGTTTCGAAACGGTTAGACTTCACTCAGCGCTTGCTCAAACCACCGCGTCACATTCTGCCAGTGCGCTTTGCCATAGAGCCGAATGAATTGCTTGGTCTGCTCATCGCGTTCATCACGCAGCGCGCGAAGACGCTCTTCAATGTATGGTCGCGTGAGTTTGATGCCGCAATCCACCGTGATGCACCGTTTCCACTCTTGATAAGAACTTGGCAAAATCATTTCTCCTCAAATGATGCGTTGAAGATGATTTCGTTTTGCTTGACTCCATTGTGATATTCCTCCACTTTCATCACTCTGCCTCGCCTATCCCAAAATGTCCATCGTCCAATGGCGGTATCGTTGTGGTAATGCGCTTCTTGGCAGAGCAAGGAATCTTCGTGCCAATAGAGCCATTTGCCGTGCTTTCTGCCATCGCAGTAGGTTTCAGCGCGGCAAGGCGAACCGTTTTCGTGGAAGAATGTCCAGACTGAAAGCAGATTGCCATTTTCGCGGCGAAATTCTCCTTCGCAGAGTTTGCGCCCATGAAAATCCCAATATGTCCATTTGCCGATAGGCAAGCCTTGTTCGTCGTAATGCTCAACGCCGTGAAGTTGCCCATTCGGATACCAAGTCGAACAGGCGCCAACTTTCGCCAATCGTCCATCGTCCAAACGCTTTGCCGTAAAAAACGCTTTTGGATGACCGTTGAGATAAAGCAAGCGGTTTTCGCCTTCCACGATGCATGCCGAAACAAAAAGGGGAAGAAGCAATAGAAGCCAGCGAGACTTAT encodes:
- a CDS encoding 5'-nucleotidase, lipoprotein e(P4) family, producing the protein MNRLTFGIVLLLGVGLFLFVFNYARNQSAVEQPAPRPTALPRKLGQATERKSNLATHSVLATLWMQRSGEAMALCYQAYSLAKLRLDEALKAKSAPKSKPKAIVVDVDETVLDNSLYQGKLIKQDTTHPAHWDEWCSLALAKPVPGAAEFLNYAKSKNVEVFYITNRGENLREATLRNFRSAGFPFADSAHLLMRTDTPSKEARRQLVAEKFDIVLLCGDNLNDFSDVFERKPEATRNEEVERLKNEFGKRFIVLPNPMYGDWEYAIVGYDKMADTTCARKRLEAIMAY
- a CDS encoding DUF1826 domain-containing protein, which produces MMTETMARYPDTLPAHVCKANTFAELYGIHEPHINLAILPRPVDADIYRFLERWVETDFQQLERTMPAEECREFLESRLEKHRALDEVGWQKFIEEVDTTTQDYAAVVGVDDVKFLLAIVRDNSCEKFHRDFYHLRLLCTYYGEGTEWTPDDNVNREKLVKGTNEEIIKDFSRVYQLRPFEIAILKGEYLPENKGKGLIHRSPSILQRRGKRVLLRLDMRYD